AAGGTTTTGAGTGTATACAGATCATTGAGAAGGATGAAAGGATCAATGCAATCAAATTGCACTTAAGTCAGTACAATGGCACCATTAAGTCAGAGCAAGAGCTAATAAGCCAaggcattaaaaaaatactgccAGGTGGAGCTCTAGCAAAGGAATGCGTGACCTACAACACAGTAGTCATGAAGCATGGCTCCTCTGGCTCCCCAGTGTTTGATGAATATGGTAATCTTATCGGTTTACACACGGGGGgatacaaacacaaatgccaAGATGGCTCTGAACAAACAGCCATCGCGTATGCCATTTCTCTGCTTTACATAATAAAAAGTATTGTGAGCGTTCTGAGGGAGAAGAACGATGAGATGCTGTTGGCGAACATCACTGAGGAAGCAAAAGGAAACCAATACCTAAACAACATCCTGTATGAGGAGCTATACCTGAGCTGATGGACAACATGGAACATGCACCGATGATCAAATGCTCAAATGAATTTTGTTACCCTGTAAatacaataaagttgaatctgttttgaatttctcttttgttcattgtgtttcattttatgATGTAATCACAATGATAAGATAATTGTCTTGACGTACAacttaacatttttcttttcagtacGTTCCATACGTTAAGCATACGTATTAATTATGTAGCCTAATACATAATATTCAGCTTAAGTGTACTGACAGATTCACATGTTGTACTAATGACAAACTCTGCTGACATTAGTTATGTGCTGGTCATCACGTCATATCAGTGATTAGCTAGCGTCTAGCTTGTTAAGCAGGTGCACAGTCAGCTAATCTATGCTCAGCTGTGGTGGCGCTGTATGAGACAGGCTACTtcacaacagagacaaacaaatgcaAGTTA
This Solea solea chromosome 3, fSolSol10.1, whole genome shotgun sequence DNA region includes the following protein-coding sequences:
- the LOC131456573 gene encoding serine protease FAM111A-like, with translation MDNSTSIETYGDKELLNPVRSVCKIKITILNRKDIEYWGTGFVFFDNFLLTNAHLFNDLKETDTVEIVTTFNYEHEPKTNYWKLCENVYLNKDLDFAILRLFPELSSVIPPGLLKRVGPLPEKGKACIIRHPHGDVKGFECIQIIEKDERINAIKLHLSQYNGTIKSEQELISQGIKKILPGGALAKECVTYNTVVMKHGSSGSPVFDEYGNLIGLHTGGYKHKCQDGSEQTAIAYAISLLYIIKSIVSVLREKNDEMLLANITEEAKGNQYLNNILYEELYLS